A DNA window from Mucilaginibacter xinganensis contains the following coding sequences:
- a CDS encoding carboxypeptidase regulatory-like domain-containing protein — protein MKKSFFTVILFVALHATAFCQGSSPVLENAVSKIQSTITGHIIEKAYLHLDRPYPYYVAGEVVYFKAYVTMGELHEPSRISGILHADLLGKGDVILQSENIQLTNGVGWGDFVLPDTLQKGSYRIRAYTNWMRNGDHAYYFDQHISVSSINNVDRVTAVAKMFTQPAIQFFPEAGNLVTDLQSKVAFKAVGTDGLGINVKGVILDNENKEVAKIAATHLGMGVFNLTPEEGKKYKAKITYSDGSQSTVNLPDVEAKGITLAVNSDDPAKISMEIKANRAYYKENMNKELNLLIYWAGSVKKINTKLDNSVLGLDVPTGTLRTGILQVTLFSQTGEPLNERLAFIQNPDLLNLSLNTGKPSFAKRENVKLNFNAKDNTGSPATGSFSVSVIDESKILVDENAESTILSNLLLTTDLKGYVEKPNYYFANITKETRANLDVLMLTQGYRRFAWKQLLSDNSTAAAAAYQPERTIDITGKVKSKAGVPMPNVTVTLLPGAGGAVKTAATDATGSFKFADMVFNSGERFVLKTQSSSGKNAAVITLDAAASAAGIDAGNGMYAGYNSNADILSSLQSSLKSGDMTASNESKVYLKGDKVTGARRNDNYRSSNLGGSGHADQVIHGDDIADASTLLTALNGIARGVDFINGVPYLKTAQIASATGSGAEPMLIVINGVKGAGTGGINAIEPRAVETVEILKGTNASIYGLEGGAGAIVITTRMGAAPGAAASKEMAPGVFSFTPTGFYKAKEFYSPNYEVAQPAGKMPDARTTIFWKPDVVTGTDGNATFNFFNADGTGTYRVVVEGIDSKGNIGRQVYKYKVE, from the coding sequence ATGAAAAAATCATTTTTTACCGTTATCCTGTTTGTTGCTCTTCATGCAACCGCCTTTTGCCAGGGCAGCAGCCCGGTGCTGGAAAACGCAGTATCAAAAATACAAAGCACAATTACCGGCCATATTATTGAAAAGGCCTATTTACATTTGGACAGGCCTTACCCTTATTACGTGGCCGGCGAGGTAGTTTACTTTAAGGCCTATGTTACCATGGGCGAACTGCACGAACCTTCGCGCATCAGCGGGATTTTACATGCCGACCTTTTAGGCAAGGGAGATGTTATATTGCAATCAGAAAATATCCAACTCACCAATGGCGTGGGATGGGGCGATTTTGTATTACCGGATACTTTACAAAAAGGCAGCTACCGTATAAGGGCTTATACCAACTGGATGCGCAACGGCGACCATGCCTATTACTTTGACCAGCATATTTCTGTAAGCTCAATTAATAATGTGGACAGGGTTACTGCCGTTGCAAAAATGTTCACGCAGCCGGCGATCCAGTTTTTTCCGGAGGCCGGGAACCTGGTTACAGATCTCCAGTCTAAAGTCGCTTTTAAGGCGGTAGGTACCGATGGATTGGGTATAAATGTGAAGGGTGTGATTTTAGATAACGAAAATAAAGAAGTTGCAAAAATTGCCGCCACCCACCTGGGGATGGGCGTATTTAATTTAACCCCCGAAGAGGGTAAAAAATACAAAGCCAAAATAACTTATAGCGATGGTTCGCAAAGCACGGTCAATTTGCCGGATGTTGAAGCAAAGGGAATTACGTTAGCCGTAAATAGCGACGACCCGGCGAAAATATCAATGGAAATTAAAGCTAACCGGGCATATTACAAAGAGAATATGAATAAAGAGCTTAACTTGCTGATTTATTGGGCTGGTTCGGTAAAGAAAATAAATACGAAGCTTGATAACTCAGTATTGGGCCTTGACGTGCCAACGGGTACACTGCGAACAGGGATATTACAGGTGACCCTGTTTTCGCAAACCGGTGAGCCACTGAACGAGCGACTGGCATTTATCCAAAACCCGGACCTGTTAAACCTGTCGCTTAATACCGGCAAACCCTCATTTGCAAAACGCGAAAATGTTAAGCTGAACTTTAATGCAAAAGATAACACGGGCAGTCCGGCAACCGGGTCGTTCTCGGTATCGGTTATAGACGAGAGTAAGATCCTGGTTGATGAAAATGCGGAAAGTACGATATTAAGCAACCTTTTGTTAACCACCGACTTAAAGGGGTACGTTGAAAAGCCCAACTACTATTTTGCAAATATTACAAAAGAGACTCGGGCCAATCTGGATGTGCTGATGCTTACACAGGGTTATCGCCGCTTTGCCTGGAAACAGTTGCTGAGCGATAATTCTACCGCAGCAGCGGCTGCTTATCAACCAGAACGCACTATTGATATTACCGGCAAAGTGAAAAGCAAAGCGGGTGTGCCTATGCCTAACGTTACCGTTACTTTATTGCCGGGTGCCGGTGGCGCAGTTAAAACTGCTGCTACAGACGCAACGGGGAGTTTTAAATTTGCCGATATGGTTTTTAATAGCGGCGAAAGATTCGTTTTAAAAACACAATCATCATCCGGAAAAAATGCTGCCGTTATAACACTTGATGCAGCGGCATCGGCGGCCGGTATAGATGCCGGAAATGGGATGTACGCCGGTTATAATTCAAATGCAGACATACTTTCTTCCCTTCAGAGCAGCTTAAAATCCGGGGACATGACCGCCAGTAACGAGTCAAAGGTGTACCTTAAAGGCGATAAGGTTACGGGTGCCAGGCGAAATGACAACTACAGGTCTTCTAATTTAGGCGGATCAGGCCATGCCGACCAGGTGATCCACGGTGATGATATTGCAGACGCATCCACGCTTTTAACTGCCTTGAACGGTATTGCGCGAGGCGTTGATTTTATTAACGGTGTTCCATATTTAAAAACTGCGCAAATAGCGTCGGCCACCGGCAGTGGTGCCGAGCCCATGCTGATAGTGATTAACGGTGTTAAAGGTGCCGGTACCGGTGGCATTAATGCCATTGAGCCAAGGGCAGTTGAAACGGTTGAAATTTTGAAGGGTACTAATGCGTCTATTTATGGTTTAGAGGGCGGTGCAGGGGCCATAGTAATTACCACCAGGATGGGGGCTGCCCCCGGTGCGGCAGCAAGCAAAGAAATGGCACCGGGTGTTTTCTCTTTTACGCCAACGGGCTTTTATAAAGCAAAGGAGTTTTATTCGCCAAATTATGAAGTTGCGCAGCCTGCGGGTAAAATGCCGGATGCACGCACCACGATATTCTGGAAACCGGATGTGGTTACCGGTACGGATGGAAACGCCACGTTTAATTTCTTTAACGCTGATGGTACAGGCACCTACCGGGTTGTGGTGGAAGGGATTGACAGCAAAGGAAATATCGGCAGGCAGGTTTATAAATATAAAGTTGAATAG
- a CDS encoding ArnT family glycosyltransferase, translated as MKDTNRIFYLLLFVLALAVNLAGINVKFFTDDPGLYASLAKNLLYKKDFFELFTYTNVDWLDKPHFPFWAVLLSFKIFGISTWAYRLPALLFFCISLLYTFLFTRKFYNRDIAFVAVLIIMTAQHVLLSNTDLRAEPYLMGLIIGAIYHISKLQERYTIADLLLAALLTACAIMTKGLFVLVAIGGALLGQLIFQKKLAGLVKFKWLALAVLTFIFTLPELYALYIQFDLHPEKTIFGMQHVSGIKWFLWDSQFGRFLNSGPINRKAVSGSVFFYLHTLLWAFAPWCLLFYYAIFKNIKKLFRGDKLNEYYTFSGGLLLLVLFSLSGFQLPFYTNAIFPLFAIITAPVCVEKLSAFGTKLRLIGWWIFVVTLPAIILLLHYFLKPANSWLLLVDIALFGGMVLLAVINVKELQKRVFIFSCLAALFTGFYLNTVFFKEIAAYRGEIAAAEYVNQKPFNGFPVYSLKTENNGFQFYCRRPVNYLPIAQFDKFNSTKAAIFYINQLSMDYLVQTHARFTVLHSFITYPQENIMPKFINKTTRHEVLGHVYLITKPVPGGF; from the coding sequence ATGAAGGATACAAATAGAATATTTTACCTTTTGTTATTTGTATTAGCGCTGGCAGTTAACCTGGCAGGTATAAACGTTAAATTTTTTACCGACGATCCCGGCCTGTATGCTTCACTGGCTAAAAACCTGCTCTACAAAAAAGACTTTTTTGAGCTTTTTACCTATACCAATGTTGACTGGCTTGATAAACCGCATTTTCCTTTTTGGGCTGTATTATTAAGCTTTAAAATATTTGGCATCAGCACCTGGGCGTATCGTTTGCCTGCGTTGCTTTTCTTTTGCATCAGTCTTTTATACACTTTCCTGTTCACCCGCAAGTTCTATAACCGCGACATCGCTTTTGTTGCTGTACTGATAATTATGACGGCGCAACACGTGCTGCTGTCCAATACCGACCTGAGGGCCGAACCTTATTTAATGGGCTTAATCATCGGCGCCATCTATCATATTTCAAAACTGCAGGAACGTTATACTATTGCTGACCTTTTACTTGCGGCGCTGCTTACCGCGTGCGCCATTATGACAAAGGGACTGTTTGTGTTGGTTGCCATTGGCGGCGCACTGCTGGGCCAGCTCATTTTTCAAAAAAAACTGGCTGGTTTAGTTAAATTCAAATGGCTGGCACTGGCCGTACTTACGTTTATATTCACCCTGCCCGAGCTTTATGCTTTATACATCCAGTTTGACCTCCATCCTGAAAAAACAATTTTCGGTATGCAGCACGTTTCGGGCATTAAATGGTTTTTATGGGATAGCCAGTTTGGCCGTTTTTTAAACAGCGGCCCTATCAACCGTAAAGCCGTATCAGGCAGTGTGTTTTTTTACCTGCATACCTTGCTATGGGCTTTTGCACCATGGTGCCTGTTATTTTATTACGCCATATTTAAAAATATAAAGAAACTTTTTAGAGGCGATAAGTTAAACGAATACTATACTTTTAGCGGCGGACTGCTGCTGTTGGTGCTATTTTCACTTTCAGGCTTTCAGCTCCCTTTTTACACCAACGCCATTTTTCCGTTGTTTGCTATAATTACCGCCCCGGTTTGTGTTGAAAAACTCAGCGCATTTGGTACAAAGCTGCGACTAATAGGGTGGTGGATTTTTGTGGTGACACTTCCCGCCATTATATTGTTACTTCATTATTTTTTAAAGCCAGCCAACAGCTGGTTACTTTTGGTGGATATTGCCTTGTTTGGGGGGATGGTGTTACTGGCAGTAATAAATGTTAAAGAGCTACAAAAAAGAGTTTTTATTTTTAGCTGTTTGGCAGCCCTGTTTACCGGGTTTTATCTTAACACTGTTTTTTTTAAAGAGATTGCCGCTTACAGGGGAGAGATTGCTGCTGCTGAATACGTAAACCAAAAACCGTTTAACGGCTTCCCGGTCTATTCCTTAAAAACGGAGAACAACGGGTTCCAGTTTTATTGCAGGCGGCCGGTTAACTATTTACCAATAGCGCAGTTTGATAAATTCAATTCTACCAAAGCCGCTATATTTTATATAAACCAGCTATCAATGGATTACCTGGTGCAAACCCACGCAAGGTTTACAGTACTACACTCCTTTATAACTTATCCACAAGAAAACATCATGCCCAAATTCATCAATAAAACTACCAGGCACGAAGTTTTAGGCCATGTTTATTTAATTACAAAACCCGTTCCCGGCGGTTTTTAA
- a CDS encoding DUF2911 domain-containing protein: MKALFQLKTLSVLMCALFMSTMVMAQDKKPASPHVSVKGKVAGANISIRYGSPYVKGRKIWGGLEPYGKVYRAGADSATTFTTDKAITVGGKALPAGKYSFFVIPVEKGKWTVIFNKTAEQWGAFKYDQAQDALRVMVTPKAHAMTESLTYVITKSGFSMNWDKISVPVSVK, from the coding sequence ATGAAAGCATTATTTCAATTAAAAACACTATCTGTTTTAATGTGTGCCCTTTTTATGTCAACAATGGTAATGGCGCAGGATAAAAAACCTGCAAGCCCTCACGTTAGTGTAAAAGGTAAAGTAGCTGGTGCCAACATCAGCATCCGTTATGGAAGCCCTTATGTAAAAGGACGTAAAATTTGGGGCGGCTTAGAGCCTTATGGTAAGGTTTACCGGGCAGGAGCTGACTCAGCAACCACATTTACTACAGATAAAGCTATTACCGTTGGAGGTAAAGCATTACCGGCAGGTAAATATTCATTTTTTGTAATCCCGGTTGAAAAGGGAAAATGGACCGTTATTTTTAACAAAACTGCAGAGCAGTGGGGTGCATTTAAATATGACCAGGCCCAGGATGCATTACGTGTTATGGTAACGCCAAAAGCACACGCAATGACCGAGTCACTTACTTACGTGATCACAAAAAGCGGCTTTAGTATGAATTGGGATAAAATAAGCGTCCCGGTATCTGTTAAGTAA
- a CDS encoding DUF3810 domain-containing protein, whose protein sequence is MLNAVDKKALKTRGIAIAALAVAIYLLMVFANHPHAVERYFSTGFYPVICWLLHPVLSLFPFSMGDVFYIATVLYLIYTLVKFLKLLFKKEFFSGALLAAGMVIKVQVAILIFYLFWGMNYFRPLAGERLNLRDTSYTTASLKAVTAMLIDSANATRARLTPADLAQDNSTIFKTAVMAVSKLSNDSASFWAYHPAVKPSILTPLLNYIGTSGYFNPFTGEAQVNYQMPVFNRPVVACHEMSHQMGYGLEDEADFGGFLAGIGSHDRLLRYSAYHLAVDEFMHALFYRDSLANKQLKPRVSKAVHQDFVKERAYWVSYQNKAEVITSIFYDRFLKVNNQPQGLATYNRMVLLVMAKYGKRAAYPDPLPGH, encoded by the coding sequence ATGTTAAACGCTGTGGATAAAAAAGCACTAAAAACCAGGGGTATTGCAATAGCTGCACTTGCCGTTGCTATTTATTTGCTGATGGTTTTTGCGAACCACCCCCATGCTGTGGAGCGATATTTTTCAACCGGCTTTTACCCGGTTATTTGCTGGCTGCTGCATCCCGTATTAAGTCTTTTTCCGTTTAGCATGGGCGATGTATTTTATATCGCTACTGTTTTGTATCTTATTTATACGCTCGTTAAGTTCTTAAAACTGCTTTTTAAAAAGGAGTTTTTCAGCGGAGCCTTGTTAGCGGCGGGCATGGTTATTAAGGTACAGGTGGCTATTTTGATCTTTTATTTGTTTTGGGGAATGAACTACTTTCGTCCCTTGGCTGGTGAAAGATTAAACCTCAGAGACACCAGCTATACTACGGCCAGCCTTAAAGCGGTTACCGCTATGCTTATTGACAGTGCCAATGCCACGCGTGCACGCTTAACACCGGCCGACCTGGCGCAGGACAACAGTACCATTTTTAAAACAGCCGTAATGGCCGTTAGTAAACTCTCAAACGATTCTGCCAGTTTCTGGGCTTATCATCCGGCTGTTAAGCCGTCTATATTAACGCCGTTGCTCAATTATATCGGCACTTCGGGGTATTTTAACCCTTTTACCGGTGAGGCGCAGGTAAATTACCAGATGCCGGTTTTTAACAGGCCGGTAGTTGCCTGCCACGAAATGTCGCACCAGATGGGGTACGGGCTTGAGGATGAGGCTGATTTTGGAGGATTCCTGGCCGGGATAGGTTCGCATGACAGGTTGTTGCGCTACTCAGCCTATCACCTTGCCGTTGATGAATTTATGCACGCGTTGTTTTACCGGGATAGCCTGGCCAATAAACAGCTTAAGCCGCGGGTGTCAAAGGCAGTTCACCAGGATTTTGTTAAGGAGCGCGCTTACTGGGTGTCCTACCAAAACAAAGCAGAAGTTATCACCAGTATTTTTTACGATCGTTTTTTAAAGGTTAATAACCAGCCGCAGGGCCTTGCCACTTATAACAGGATGGTGCTGTTGGTAATGGCAAAGTATGGAAAGCGTGCAGCTTACCCTGATCCGTTACCCGGACATTAG
- a CDS encoding penicillin acylase family protein: protein MILYKKDIFITKYAVKLADFAKCPLFIAILLLPVFAVAQKYSPAQIRRFNEQANAVTIIRDNWGVPHIYGKTDADVVFGLMYTQCEDNFKGIEQNYLYQLGRQSEVDGEKSLYTDVQLQLIADTADAIKDYKAAAPWFRKLMDAFADGMNYYLYKHPEVKPAVFQHFEPWYALMFTDGSVAATVTGGINLGETKAFYGGDPEKLGAVYRPAAVSDRETGSNGFAIAPAKSASGHAMLYINPHVPFYFRSEVQLVSQQGLNVYGAVTWGQFFVYQGFNPHCGWMHTSSSADVGDLYAEKMTKKDGQWYYEYDGKLKPVITRKLDLGIKNGSVTEHKVITGYYTQHGPVLGSRGGKWLALKANNRSYNALLESWLITKANTFAEYKKAMALLSNGTNNTVYADDQGNIAFWYGNFMPKRNPAFDWRLPVDGSTSATEWQGLHPVDESVHVYNPANGWIQNCNSTPFASAGKYSPDKAQYPAYMAPDGQNFRAVNAIKLLSGINKLSLDELIAKGYDHYLAAFDVLLPPLLKAYDAGSDSVKQQLAGPVEAMRTWDKYSAVNSVATTLAVEWGTFIISRLPPVKTDEEGTYQTERVNAFMQTLTAKQQLEIFTAAVKSLEKRYGTWAIKWGEINRYQRPADGVTFSDDAPSMPVAAVSSAFGQLPSFQSRTMNTKKRYGYSGNSFIAAVEFGARIKAKSVITGGQSFNPASKHYTDQAGMYIEGKFKDVLFYKADVLKHAEKTYHPGQ, encoded by the coding sequence ATGATCTTGTACAAAAAAGACATATTTATTACAAAATATGCAGTAAAACTTGCTGATTTCGCTAAATGCCCATTGTTTATTGCAATACTGCTGCTGCCGGTATTCGCGGTTGCACAAAAGTATTCGCCTGCGCAAATAAGGCGTTTTAATGAACAGGCCAATGCCGTTACCATTATCCGCGATAACTGGGGGGTACCGCATATTTATGGAAAAACCGATGCTGACGTTGTTTTTGGGCTGATGTACACCCAATGCGAAGATAACTTTAAAGGCATTGAACAAAATTATTTGTACCAGCTGGGCAGGCAAAGCGAAGTGGATGGGGAGAAAAGCCTTTACACGGATGTACAGCTGCAATTAATTGCAGATACAGCCGATGCGATAAAAGACTATAAAGCGGCGGCGCCATGGTTCAGGAAATTAATGGATGCTTTTGCCGACGGTATGAACTATTATTTATACAAACACCCTGAGGTTAAACCTGCTGTTTTTCAGCATTTTGAACCCTGGTATGCGCTGATGTTTACGGACGGCAGCGTGGCAGCCACGGTTACCGGTGGCATTAACCTGGGGGAAACAAAAGCTTTTTATGGCGGCGACCCTGAAAAGCTGGGTGCAGTTTACCGGCCTGCTGCCGTTAGCGACAGGGAAACCGGATCTAACGGGTTTGCTATTGCCCCTGCTAAATCGGCATCGGGGCATGCCATGCTTTACATTAACCCGCATGTGCCGTTCTACTTCCGAAGCGAGGTGCAGCTGGTAAGCCAGCAGGGCTTAAATGTTTATGGTGCAGTTACCTGGGGGCAGTTTTTTGTTTACCAGGGATTTAACCCGCACTGCGGCTGGATGCACACCAGCAGCAGTGCCGATGTAGGCGACCTGTACGCTGAAAAAATGACTAAAAAAGACGGGCAATGGTATTACGAGTATGATGGGAAATTAAAGCCCGTGATTACCCGCAAGCTGGACCTCGGCATTAAAAACGGCAGCGTTACTGAACATAAGGTTATTACAGGGTATTACACGCAGCACGGGCCGGTGCTCGGTAGTCGTGGTGGCAAATGGCTTGCGCTAAAGGCCAATAACCGGTCATACAACGCGCTGCTCGAATCGTGGCTGATCACTAAGGCCAACACCTTTGCCGAATATAAAAAGGCGATGGCCTTGCTCTCCAACGGTACCAACAATACCGTTTATGCCGATGACCAGGGCAATATTGCTTTTTGGTACGGCAATTTTATGCCGAAACGAAACCCTGCATTTGACTGGCGCTTACCTGTTGACGGAAGTACATCGGCAACGGAATGGCAGGGGCTGCATCCGGTTGACGAAAGTGTGCACGTGTATAACCCGGCCAACGGATGGATCCAGAACTGTAACTCAACGCCATTTGCATCAGCAGGCAAATACAGTCCTGATAAGGCACAATATCCGGCATACATGGCGCCCGACGGGCAAAACTTCAGGGCAGTTAACGCCATAAAGCTATTGAGCGGAATAAATAAACTGAGTTTGGATGAACTGATAGCTAAAGGATATGACCATTACCTGGCTGCTTTTGACGTATTGCTGCCACCGCTGCTTAAAGCTTATGATGCAGGGTCCGATTCTGTTAAACAACAACTTGCCGGCCCGGTTGAAGCTATGCGTACCTGGGATAAATATTCGGCGGTAAACTCCGTTGCCACCACGCTGGCTGTTGAATGGGGAACGTTCATCATCAGCCGCCTGCCACCTGTAAAAACGGACGAGGAAGGCACCTATCAAACGGAAAGGGTAAATGCATTTATGCAAACCCTTACTGCCAAACAACAACTGGAAATTTTTACAGCAGCGGTAAAAAGCCTGGAAAAGCGTTACGGCACCTGGGCGATTAAATGGGGTGAGATCAACAGGTACCAGCGCCCTGCCGACGGTGTAACGTTTAGTGACGATGCGCCAAGCATGCCGGTTGCTGCCGTATCTTCGGCGTTTGGGCAGCTGCCATCGTTCCAGAGCCGCACCATGAATACCAAAAAGCGCTACGGTTATTCGGGCAACAGCTTTATTGCCGCTGTGGAATTTGGTGCCCGTATTAAGGCAAAAAGCGTTATCACCGGCGGTCAATCGTTTAATCCGGCATCCAAACACTATACTGATCAGGCTGGCATGTATATTGAAGGTAAGTTTAAGGATGTTTTGTTTTATAAGGCTGATGTGCTGAAACACGCCGAAAAAACCTATCATCCGGGGCAGTGA
- a CDS encoding RNA polymerase sigma factor, with the protein MITAVMPEENHKTIIQAIGAYGKNLLGFIRRRVKNDADAEDILQDVWYQFSSVINSEPIEQTGAWLYKVARNKILDKHKKHTETLLDDMLPEEDEDNAFDFKSILMTEANTPETEYVRNLFWEQLFIALDELPTEQRQVFIWHELDDIPFSEIAQNTGVNVQTLVSRKRYAVVHLRKRLKQLYEEITQY; encoded by the coding sequence TTGATCACCGCCGTAATGCCCGAAGAAAACCACAAGACTATTATACAAGCTATTGGCGCGTATGGTAAAAACTTGCTGGGCTTTATCAGGCGCAGGGTAAAGAACGATGCCGATGCCGAAGACATTCTGCAGGATGTTTGGTACCAGTTCAGCTCGGTAATAAATTCAGAACCCATTGAGCAAACCGGGGCCTGGCTTTACAAGGTGGCACGCAATAAAATACTGGATAAGCATAAAAAGCATACCGAAACTTTGCTGGATGATATGCTGCCCGAAGAGGATGAAGACAATGCGTTTGACTTTAAATCCATCCTGATGACGGAAGCTAACACCCCCGAAACGGAGTATGTACGCAATCTTTTTTGGGAGCAGCTTTTTATAGCGCTTGATGAGCTGCCGACCGAGCAAAGGCAGGTGTTTATCTGGCATGAGCTGGACGACATCCCCTTTAGCGAGATTGCCCAAAACACCGGCGTAAACGTGCAAACCCTGGTATCGCGCAAGCGGTATGCGGTGGTGCACCTGCGCAAAAGGTTAAAACAATTGTACGAGGAAATTACACAATATTAA
- a CDS encoding DUF1572 family protein — protein MENYIAELFERDLLKLRDEVKNFKDEDNLWRKEDGISNSAGTLVLHLTGSLNFCIGTTIAHNGYVRNRELEFSATDIPREQLIAGIEHLIEVIKTTLGNITRQQLDETYPLEIQGQKSTGFYLVYFHGHLNYHLGQINYLRRILEG, from the coding sequence ATGGAAAATTACATTGCCGAACTTTTTGAACGCGACCTTTTAAAACTGCGCGATGAGGTAAAAAACTTTAAAGACGAAGATAACCTGTGGCGCAAAGAAGATGGCATCAGCAATTCGGCGGGTACGCTGGTGCTGCATTTAACCGGCAGCCTTAATTTTTGTATCGGCACCACCATTGCCCATAACGGCTATGTACGCAACCGCGAGCTGGAGTTTTCGGCAACGGATATACCCCGCGAACAACTGATTGCAGGCATTGAACATTTAATTGAGGTGATAAAAACCACGTTAGGCAACATTACCCGCCAACAGCTGGATGAAACCTACCCGCTGGAAATTCAGGGACAAAAAAGCACCGGCTTTTACCTGGTTTATTTTCACGGCCACCTCAATTACCACTTAGGGCAGATCAATTATTTAAGGCGGATACTGGAAGGATAA